From Melospiza melodia melodia isolate bMelMel2 chromosome 19, bMelMel2.pri, whole genome shotgun sequence, one genomic window encodes:
- the PCIF1 gene encoding mRNA (2'-O-methyladenosine-N(6)-)-methyltransferase, with protein sequence MANENHRSPAEEASLMSHSPGTSNQNQPSSPKPMRLVQDLPDELVQAGWEKCWSKRENRPYYFNRFTNQSLWEMPVLGQHDVISDPLGLNAAPMPLEGGVADASMESKQRKRRFSEEVPPSGNSVKKSKADVPGNPAAQPVPSSPSIPGTSVLKAWCVSPEDKQQAALLRPTEVYWDLDIQTNAVIKQRAPSEVLSPHPEVELLRSQLILKLRQHYRELCQQREGIDPPRESFNRWMLERKVVDKGTDPLLPSDCEPVVSPSMFREIMNDIPIRLSRIKFREEAKRLLFKYAEAAKRLIESRSASPDSRKVVKWNVEDTFSWLRRDHSASKEDYMDRLEHLRKQCGPHVSAAAKDSVEGICSKIYYISLEYVKRIREKHLAILKENNISAEVEAPEVQDRLVYCYPVRLAIPSPPLPSVEMHMENNVACVRYKGEMVKVSRNYFSKLWLLYRYSCIDDSGFEKFLPRVWCLLRRYQMMFGVGLYEGTGLQGALPVHIFEALHKLFGVSFECFASPLNCYFKQYCSAFLDTDGYFGSRGPCLDFFPISGSFEANPPFCEELMDAMVSHFEKLLESSSEPLSFIVFIPEWRDPPTPALTRMEQSKFKRHQLILPAFDHEYRSGSQHVCKKEEMYYKAVHNTAVLFLQNSAGFAKWEPTPERLQELVAAYKHSGRTLSSSSSSSSSSSSSSSSTADKERELGREQSSSRETNPN encoded by the exons ATGGCCAATGAGAATCACAGAAGCCCTGCGGAGGAAGCGTCTCTCATGAGTCACTCACCTGGCACCTCCAACCagaaccagcccagctcccccaaacccaTGCGCCTGGTACAGGACCTGCCAG ATGAGCTGGTGCAGGCTGGCTGGGAGAAGTGCTGGAGCAAGCGGGAGAACCGCCCGTACTACTTCAACCGCTTCACCAACCAGTCTCTGTGGGAAAtgcctgtgctgggacagcacGATGTCATA TCAGACCCTCTGGGACTGAACGCGGCTCCCATGCCACTGGAAGGTGGGGTGGCAGATGCCTCTATGGAGAGcaagcagaggaagaggaggttcTCAGAAGAGGTTCCACCAAGTGGCAACAGTGTGAAGAAGTCCAAG GCGGATGTCCCAGGGAACCCAGCTGCTCAGCCagtccccagctctcccagtatTCCAGGAACTTCTGTTTTGAAGGCATGGTGTGTTTCACCTGAAGACAAACAGCAGGCAGCTCTTCTACGACCAACTGA AGTATACTGGGACCTGGATATTCAGACAAATGCTGTGATTAAGCAGAGGGCACCATCAGAAGTGCTTTCTCCACACCCTGAGGTGGAGCTGCTCCGGTCCCAGCTCATTCTCAAGCTGAGGCAGCATTACCGTGAGCTCTGCCAGCAGCGAGAAG GGATTGACCCCCCAAGGGAGTCATTTAACCGCTGGATGTTGGAGAGAAAAGTGGTTGATAAAGGGACAGATCCTCTTCTCCCGAGTGACTGCGAGCCAGTAGTGTCTCCTTCCATGTTCAGAGAGATCATGAATGACATTCCCATCAG GTTATCCAGAATTAAGTTCCGAGAGGAAGCCAAGAGGCTGCTCTTCAAGTATGCTGAGGCTGCGAAACGACTGATTGAATCCAG GAGTGCTTCCCCAGACAGCAGGAAGGTGGTGAAGTGGAATGTGGAGGACACCTTCAGCTGGCTGCGACGGGACCATTCCGCCTCCAAGGAGGACTACATG GACCGCCTGGAGCACTTACGCAAACAGTGTGGGCCCCACGTGTCTGCTGCAGCCAAGGACTCTGTGGAAGGCATCTGCAGTAAAATTTACTACATATCCCTGGAATACGTCAAGCGCATCCGGGAGAAGCATCTTGCCATACTCAAGGAGAACAATATCTCTG CTGAGGTGGAAGCTCCTGAGGTCCAGGACAGGCTGGTGTACTGCTACCCCGTGAGACTGGCCATCCCCTCCCCACCACTGCCCAGCGTGGAGATGCACATGGAGAACAACGTGGCCTGTGTGCGCTACAAGGGGGAGATGGTCAAAGTGAGCCGCAACTACTTCAGCAAGCTG TGGCTTCTTTATCGGTACAGCTGCATTGACGACTCAGGCTTTGAAAagttcctgcccagggtttggTGCCTTCTCCGTCGATATCAG ATGATGTTTGGTGTGGGGCTGTATGAAGGGACTGGTCTGCAAGGGGCACTTCCCGTGCACATCTTTGAAGCCCTCCACAAGCTCTTTGGAGTGAGTTTTGAATGCTTTGCCTCGCCCCTGAATTGCTATTTTAAACAGTACTGTTCAGCCTTCTTGGACACAGACGGGTATTTTGGATCCAGGGG CCCGTGCCTGGATTTCTTCCCTATAAGTGGTTCTTTTGAGGCAAATCCTCCGTTCTGTGAGGAGCTGATGGATGCCATGGTCTCTCACTTTGAG AAACTGCTGGAGAGCTCCAGCGAGCCTCTCTCCTTCATTGTCTTCATCCCTGAGTGGCGGGACCCCCCCACGCCAGCCCTGACGCGCATGGAGCAGAGCAAGTTCAAGCGACACCAGCTCATCCTGCCGGCCTTCGATCACGAGTACCGCAGCGGGTCCCAGCACGTCTGCAAAAA GGAGGAGATGTACTACAAGGCTGTGCACAACACAGCCGTCCTCTTCCTGCAGAACAGCGCCGGCTTTGCCAAGTGGGAGCCCACGCCGGAGCGGCTGCAGGAGCTCGTTGCAGCCTACAAGCATTCGGGCCGAACCCTCAGCTCctcgtcttcctcctcctcgtcctcatcctcctcctcctcctccacagcgGACAAAGAGCGGGAGCTGGGccgagagcagagcagcagccgagAGACTAATCCCAACTAA